Below is a window of Pseudomonadota bacterium DNA.
GCAGTCAAGGGCTTCGGCTGCTATCGGCACCGAAAACCCACAGGGGAGAGCGGTTTTTATCCCTCGACTGAAATTGACCACTTTGACATCAAGATGCGAAAGCGCCTCCGTCATTCCGGTGGCCTTCATCACCATCCGGGCGCTCCCGAAGGCCGGAGAATCACCAACCCGAACCTTCGCACCGTGATCCAGAAACCATTGGGCAACAGCGGCCACAAAATGCGCCGAGGTGCAGGCAAGATGATTGGTGCTGCCTGCCGCAACCAGATTCGGTTTCAGCAACACAACACTCCCTCGACTTAACCGGAACCCGGCCGAGGAGACAACCCGATCAACAGCATCTGCAAGGTGGACCGCCTGATAATCCAGGCAGGACGCCAGGGCCACTGGTATCCGCTTTTCACGCATCGTCATGCCATCTATATATCACATCGGGTATTCGGCTGCATCAGGTCATCAATCAGGAGTCCAAAAAAGGAAATGGCCGGTTCCTAGGGGGAGGAGAAACCGGCCATCGTGGAGAAAGAGAGTTGTTGGAAGAAACTTTATTGCAAACTTGTCTAGATTATAAAGCAAGGGGCATGCCAACTCGTCAAAATTTTCCGGATCAGGCGGCAAACCCTTACCCGGCAATGGTTTTCAATACAAAGACGCCCCATACCCAGATCGATCCCATAGTACAAATATTTAAACCCTGCGACCTGAATGATTACCAGCAAAGCAATATATCGTCACACTCTCAGCAAGTTATTCAATTTTATACCCGAACAGGATGAATGATACCCTCAATATTTTTTGTACCGCTTGACATGTGCATGACCATGCACTAATATTGCTGCATGAACATCCCGCTGGCACAACATACTCCCCCCGAACTGGACAGACTGATTGCCTCCTTTGAATCAAAGGTCTTCAAGTCGATTACCGAACCGGCCCGGGCCGCGATCATCAAATTCCTGATGCTGAACGGCCGCGCCGATATCAGCACCATCGCCTCCCACCTGCCCCAGGACCGGTCGGTGATCTCCCGACACCTGAACATGATGGCTGAGGCTGGAATCCTCATTGCGGCAAAGGAAACCCGGCATATGTATTATTCCCTCAACTGCCGGGCCTTTCTGGATGAGTTTGAACGAATCACTCAGGAAATCAGGGAGTGCATGGCGGTCTGCTGCCCGCCGGAGTGAACCCGCATTTTTTTTACCATGTTATGTGCATATAGGCACACATC
It encodes the following:
- a CDS encoding winged helix-turn-helix domain-containing protein, with the translated sequence MNIPLAQHTPPELDRLIASFESKVFKSITEPARAAIIKFLMLNGRADISTIASHLPQDRSVISRHLNMMAEAGILIAAKETRHMYYSLNCRAFLDEFERITQEIRECMAVCCPPE